The sequence below is a genomic window from bacterium.
ACTCGGCTAATCCTTCGATGTACCAAAGCGGCAAGGGCATCCGGCTAATGCCGTTGATCACACTCTGTAAACCACTTCCGTAGTATTTCCGCAGCATCATCGCATGGGTCAACTCATGGTGTACGACATGGCGATACTTCTCCCAATTCCCCTCAAACGGAATAACAACACGGGTTTTCAGAAACTCGGTAAAGCCGCCGACGCTTTCCTCCGGACTCTCCCCGGTTACATTGGTTTGTTGAAATTGGTTATGGGAGCGGTGAGTGATAATCGTTATTCGTCCGTTGGGTTCGAGTTGGTAATCGAGACCCTTCGCGAGGTGGCGATAGGCGAGCGGCATACTCCGCGGTTGCGACCGCAACTTCATAGCCGCCATCGGGAAAGTAAATCTCAAAGTGTTTGGTCTGGAGCGATTCCCAATTCAGGTATTCGTACTGGACTTTGTTCTTACCAAACTGCGCGGGCGCGGTCGTTGCCATCGCAAGGAGCAATAGCATAAGGAAAGTGGAAGTTGTTACCAGACGATTTACGCGCATATCCCCAACAGAAGTTTCGTTAATGTACTTCCAATTCCGGGTCGAATTGAAACGGCTATGGTTCGTGACGAAAACAAATGCGACAGCAAATAGGATTGCTTCGTCGCTACGCTCCTCGCAATGACACGAGTGGGCAGTCATGGAAGCCTGCCCCTACTTTGTATTCAACATACGATACGTTTCGACAGACAGGTGTGTCTATCGTACGGTATGTCAGGCAGGATTACCTGCGATGAGCCGCAAGGCGGTTGCCATACATCCAACGAAGAGACTTGTCAGCCAAGATTGGCTAACCTCCAAGTAAGAGAAAACTTAGAATTCTTGGAGGATGCGGAAACTAACCTTGCCATCAAGTGGGGCATCACCATGATTCCACCCCAAATCAAAGCCGATTCGCCCGGATCTTACCGCTAACCACATTCCGGCTCCCCACCCGACTAATTTTCGTTCAATGCTGGTCGACACTTGTTGCCATTCCAAGTAACCAGCATCTATAAAGAAATACGCACGCGAGTTTTGGGTTAGTAGCCACCGTGGTTCAATCGTCGCTCCGGCGAACCGGGTAGCCGAATACTCCCACTCCCGGTATCCCCGAACCGTACCGGGACCGCCAATCCGAAACAGCTCCGTGACTGGGAGCGTTCGCGGCGGAGATTCCCATTCTTTTCCCCGCACCGCAAAGTACCAAGAGAGTGAACGCCCTTGAGGCAACGATTGTTCCAATTGAAAACGCAAACCTTGTAACTGGATACTGCTTTGGTTGGATTCTTGTAAACTGAGATTGCGATACTCCCACTCTCCAACGAGGTGAATGCCTGTTCGGGGATTCCATTGGTCGTCGCGTCCATCATAGGCGGCACCGCCAATCCACGATGAACCGGTAATCTGTGAGAAACCGAGAGCAATAACTGCCGCGCTATCAGCATTTACTTCACGAGAGCTATAACCGCTATGAAGGGTGATAGCATCGTTCATTTGCCATTCAAGGGTTAGTGATAGTTTTAGTTCACTGTACAATGAATCGCGGATTTGCGACTCAGCGCCAACTTGCAATGCCAACGGTACGGAAAACAACCATGGTTCGGTGTATTGCAGCGAAAACTCTTGACTGATTCGGTCAGGCTTCGCCCAATGGACTGCCAGTTTCCGCAAGCTGCCGAATAGTTGGTAGAGCCCTAAATCGATTTTTCCCGATACTGCGGAAGGAGTAGTGCCAACCGGAGGGAGATAACCCGCGACAGCATCGATCCGAATTGCATTGCGTATGCGGGAGGGGAAGCGGAGAATCGTATTGGGACCGAAAGTCACTACTTCGGGATCGCTCATCGTTTCAAATCGTCCCGTCGCAATAAGGAATTTTTTCGCTTTGGCGATACGATCCGGATTGTAGCGGAACGGAAACTTCAGACGACTTTCTCGAACCCACAATTCCGGTTTTGTAGATTCACCGCCGGGTATTGTCATTCCATTTATGATAACAACTTGCCCGGTATCGAGTGCGCCATGTAAGGATAGTCCGATGTGGGTGGATTGTTTCTGGATCACGCCGCTATCCCAAGTAACGGCGGCAAAAGTGTGTCCGGTGCGCGCGCGGTTATCGAACCACTCATCGATTATCTCTAATAACGTGTTGCGATCATAGGGGTCACCGGGGCGAAGTCCAATTCTATTCGCTGGTAAGGAGTCACCGGTAAATGTGATCGTTTCGATTTGGAGTGGTTGAGTATCATTCAAGTAAATGTGTAAGTCACCGCCGTACCGTTTGGGTATCCAATTGGCGGAATCGAGCTTGATGACCGCGTATCCAAGACTCGCTAAACGGTGTAACGTTGTATCTAATCCGGCTTGGATCCGGATGGAATCAATGGTTTCTCCGATGGCGATGGGAAACGACGATTGGAGTTGAGAACGAAGAATTTTTTCTGCGCCGTGCCATTCGACGCGAAGTAACTCCCCCAGGGGAGCCGGGATGGCGACCGAAGATAGGAGTATCAGTGTGAGGAGTGTAATCCAACGTTTCATGCTATGACAACATAATAATGAAGGGGCAAGAGTCAAAAGGGTGATGTGATTTTATATAGTTAATGGGTTGTTTAAGGGGATTGCTTCGTCACTGAGGTCGCACATGGTTGCGACCTGCGTTTCTCGCAAAGACACGTCAAGCAGAATTGGCTAATCTCCAGTGCGGGCGGACATGGAAGTCAGCCGCTACTCGCGTCAGGCAGGAAAGACTAACATCCAACCGCAACAGAAATGTCGCGGCTACGAAAAAAGAGAGGGGCGTATGCCATACGCCCCATGGAAACAACAAACATATCGATAGAAAAACACAGTTATAAGATGCTATTGGATGCTGTCGGCAAGCTCGAGGAAGATTGCCTCGTACTTTTTAGCGCTCAATTCCCACGAATGATCGACACTCATCGCATTGACACGAAAAGCATTCAAGAGCTGCGGTTGTTGATAAATTGTCAGCGCACGCTTACATGCTTTCAAGAGGGTGGTTGTGTTTACATCTTTGACAATGATGCCATTTCCCTTTTTCGTTTTCTCATTCAGCTCTTCGACGCTGTCAGCAAGTCCGCCCACTTTGGTGACAATCGGAATCGTTCCATACCGAAGGCTATACATTTGATTTAAGCCGGATGGCTCATAGCGCGACGGCATTAGGAAAAAGTCCGCTGCCGCTTCAATCCGGTGTGCCAACGGATCATCAAAGGTTAGATTCACCGACAATTTATCGGGATAGACTTTCTGCAACTCCGTTAACTGATCGGCAAAGCGTTGTTCTCCAACCCCTAAGATGACAACATGTGCACCGGTATTGATCAAAGTTGGAATCGTTTCGATCACGACATCGATTCCTTTTTGCTCTGTTAATCGGCTCACCAATCCGAACATCGGAACGGCTACGTCATGCTGTAAGTTTAACTCGACTTGCAGCATTTGCTTGCATCGGGTTTTTCCCGTCAAGTT
It includes:
- a CDS encoding BamA/TamA family outer membrane protein — protein: MKRWITLLTLILLSSVAIPAPLGELLRVEWHGAEKILRSQLQSSFPIAIGETIDSIRIQAGLDTTLHRLASLGYAVIKLDSANWIPKRYGGDLHIYLNDTQPLQIETITFTGDSLPANRIGLRPGDPYDRNTLLEIIDEWFDNRARTGHTFAAVTWDSGVIQKQSTHIGLSLHGALDTGQVVIINGMTIPGGESTKPELWVRESRLKFPFRYNPDRIAKAKKFLIATGRFETMSDPEVVTFGPNTILRFPSRIRNAIRIDAVAGYLPPVGTTPSAVSGKIDLGLYQLFGSLRKLAVHWAKPDRISQEFSLQYTEPWLFSVPLALQVGAESQIRDSLYSELKLSLTLEWQMNDAITLHSGYSSREVNADSAAVIALGFSQITGSSWIGGAAYDGRDDQWNPRTGIHLVGEWEYRNLSLQESNQSSIQLQGLRFQLEQSLPQGRSLSWYFAVRGKEWESPPRTLPVTELFRIGGPGTVRGYREWEYSATRFAGATIEPRWLLTQNSRAYFFIDAGYLEWQQVSTSIERKLVGWGAGMWLAVRSGRIGFDLGWNHGDAPLDGKVSFRILQEF